The Mauremys reevesii isolate NIE-2019 linkage group 13, ASM1616193v1, whole genome shotgun sequence genome contains a region encoding:
- the RBCK1 gene encoding ranBP-type and C3HC4-type zinc finger-containing protein 1 isoform X2, whose amino-acid sequence MGTKYVEETAKKAEELALKLAEAIEGGHKELALECAGWLAEQRAPVTVQVKPEAYPKTEISLWVGVEDAQMTTVPIYLQVNPHMTVASLKDMVFLHYGFPPSVQQWVVGKRLPGDQETLHYNGIQRDGDMAYLYLRSAKEAKLTKETFQRERQRRVLAELGFGDISLQPRGSQDPADAGLGGAQDSLCMEELRHELSQVEAALPPEPPKVGWVCPSCTYVNKPTRPGCEICCKERPKDYAVPAAYQPDEEELARMRNEEEAMWQYQQVREQQKIENYQHLLQVDGQSLVPADEVIECPICFVTLQPGEGVTLRECLHSFCRDCLKGTILNSPEPEVPCPYIDEKYSCTGQLLEREIKALLSSAEYQHFLDLGVSIAENRSRSSYHCKTTDCRGWCIFEDDVNEFACPVCQKVNCLLCKAIHENMNCKEYQDDLKIRAENDQAARQTTEMLTTMVQSGEAMYCPTCKIVVQKKDGCDWIRCTVCHTEICWVTKGPRWGPAGSGDTSGGCRCRLNGVACHPRCQNCH is encoded by the exons ATGGGGACAAAATACGTGGAGGAGACGGCGAAGAAAG CAGAGGAGCTGGCCCTGAAGCTGGCTGAGGCCATCGAGGGAGGGCACAAGGAGCTGGCACTGGAgtgtgctggctggctggctgagcagCGGGCGCCCGTCACGGTGCAGGTGAAGCCGGAGGCCTACCCCAAAACGGAAATCAG CTTGTGGGTGGGCGTGGAGGATGCCCAGATGACCACAGTCCCCATCTACCTGCAAGTCAATCCTCATATGACTGTGGCTTCTCTGAAGGACATG GTTTTCCTCCACTACGGCTTCCCACCCAGCGTTCAGCAGTGGGTGGTGGGCAAGAGGCTCCCCGGAGACCAGGAGACCCTGCACTACAACGGCATCCAGCGAGATGGTGACATGGCCTATCTCTACCTCAGGTCTGCCAAAGAGGCCAAGCTCACCAAAGAGACATTCCAGAGGGAGCGGCAGCGCCGAGTCCTGGCAG AACTGGGCTTCGGAGACATTAGCCTGCAGCCTCGTGGGAGCCAGGACCCGGCGGACGCAGGGCTCGGAGGGGCGCAGGACAGCCTGTGCATGGAGGAGCTGAGGCATGAGCTCTCTCAGGTGGAAGCCGCCCTGCCCCCTGAACCCCCGAAG GTCGGCTGGGTCTGTCCGAGCTGCACCTATGTCAACAAGCCCACCCGCCCCGGCTGCGAGATCTGCTGCAAGGAGCGGCCCAAGGACTACGCGGTGCCCGCGGCTTACCAGCCGGACGAGGAGGAGCTGGCGAGGATGAGGAACGAGGAGGAAGCCATGTGGCAGTACCAACAG GTGAGAGAGCAGCAGAAGATCGAGAActaccagcacctcctgcaggtgGACGGGCAGAGCCTGGTGCCTGCCGATGAAGTGATCGAATGTCCCATCTGCTTTGTGACCCTGCAGCCTGGAGAGGGGGTGACCCTCCGGGAGTGCCTGCACTCCTTCTGCAG GGACTGTCTGAAGGGGACGATACTGAACAGCCCGGAGCCCGAGGTGCCCTGCCCGTACATCGACGAGAAGTACTCCTGCACAGGACAGCTGCTGGAGCGGGAGATCAAAGCG CTGCTGAGCTCTGCCGAATACCAGCACTTCCTGGACCTGGGCGTCTCCATCGCCGAGAACCGCAGCCGGTCCAGCTACCACTGCAAGACCACGGATTGCCGGGGCTGGTGCATCTTCGAGGATGACGTGAACGAGTTTGCCTGCCCCGTGTGCCAGAAGGTGAACTGCCTGCTCTGCAAG GCCATTCACGAGAACATGAACTGCAAGGAGTATCAGGACGACCTGAAGATCCGGGCTGAGAACGACCAGGCTGCCAGGCAGACCACCGAGATGCTGACG ACGATGGTCCAGAGCGGGGAGGCCATGTACTGTCCCACCTGTAAGATCGTTGTCCAGAAGAAGGACGGCTGTGACTGGATCCGCTGCACTGTCTGTCACACGGAGATCTGCTGGGTGACCAAGGGGCCGCGCTGGGGGCCGGCG GGCTCGGGCGATACCAGCGGTGGCTGCCGCTGCAGGCTGAACGGCGTTGCTTGCCATCCCCGCTGTCAGAACTGCCACTGA
- the RBCK1 gene encoding ranBP-type and C3HC4-type zinc finger-containing protein 1 isoform X1 has translation MGTKYVEETAKKAEELALKLAEAIEGGHKELALECAGWLAEQRAPVTVQVKPEAYPKTEISLWVGVEDAQMTTVPIYLQVNPHMTVASLKDMVRACALALGAPMAQSGVFLHYGFPPSVQQWVVGKRLPGDQETLHYNGIQRDGDMAYLYLRSAKEAKLTKETFQRERQRRVLAELGFGDISLQPRGSQDPADAGLGGAQDSLCMEELRHELSQVEAALPPEPPKVGWVCPSCTYVNKPTRPGCEICCKERPKDYAVPAAYQPDEEELARMRNEEEAMWQYQQVREQQKIENYQHLLQVDGQSLVPADEVIECPICFVTLQPGEGVTLRECLHSFCRDCLKGTILNSPEPEVPCPYIDEKYSCTGQLLEREIKALLSSAEYQHFLDLGVSIAENRSRSSYHCKTTDCRGWCIFEDDVNEFACPVCQKVNCLLCKAIHENMNCKEYQDDLKIRAENDQAARQTTEMLTTMVQSGEAMYCPTCKIVVQKKDGCDWIRCTVCHTEICWVTKGPRWGPAGSGDTSGGCRCRLNGVACHPRCQNCH, from the exons ATGGGGACAAAATACGTGGAGGAGACGGCGAAGAAAG CAGAGGAGCTGGCCCTGAAGCTGGCTGAGGCCATCGAGGGAGGGCACAAGGAGCTGGCACTGGAgtgtgctggctggctggctgagcagCGGGCGCCCGTCACGGTGCAGGTGAAGCCGGAGGCCTACCCCAAAACGGAAATCAG CTTGTGGGTGGGCGTGGAGGATGCCCAGATGACCACAGTCCCCATCTACCTGCAAGTCAATCCTCATATGACTGTGGCTTCTCTGAAGGACATGGTACGGGCCTGTGCGCTGGCGCTGGGGGCACCGATGGCACAGAGTGGG GTTTTCCTCCACTACGGCTTCCCACCCAGCGTTCAGCAGTGGGTGGTGGGCAAGAGGCTCCCCGGAGACCAGGAGACCCTGCACTACAACGGCATCCAGCGAGATGGTGACATGGCCTATCTCTACCTCAGGTCTGCCAAAGAGGCCAAGCTCACCAAAGAGACATTCCAGAGGGAGCGGCAGCGCCGAGTCCTGGCAG AACTGGGCTTCGGAGACATTAGCCTGCAGCCTCGTGGGAGCCAGGACCCGGCGGACGCAGGGCTCGGAGGGGCGCAGGACAGCCTGTGCATGGAGGAGCTGAGGCATGAGCTCTCTCAGGTGGAAGCCGCCCTGCCCCCTGAACCCCCGAAG GTCGGCTGGGTCTGTCCGAGCTGCACCTATGTCAACAAGCCCACCCGCCCCGGCTGCGAGATCTGCTGCAAGGAGCGGCCCAAGGACTACGCGGTGCCCGCGGCTTACCAGCCGGACGAGGAGGAGCTGGCGAGGATGAGGAACGAGGAGGAAGCCATGTGGCAGTACCAACAG GTGAGAGAGCAGCAGAAGATCGAGAActaccagcacctcctgcaggtgGACGGGCAGAGCCTGGTGCCTGCCGATGAAGTGATCGAATGTCCCATCTGCTTTGTGACCCTGCAGCCTGGAGAGGGGGTGACCCTCCGGGAGTGCCTGCACTCCTTCTGCAG GGACTGTCTGAAGGGGACGATACTGAACAGCCCGGAGCCCGAGGTGCCCTGCCCGTACATCGACGAGAAGTACTCCTGCACAGGACAGCTGCTGGAGCGGGAGATCAAAGCG CTGCTGAGCTCTGCCGAATACCAGCACTTCCTGGACCTGGGCGTCTCCATCGCCGAGAACCGCAGCCGGTCCAGCTACCACTGCAAGACCACGGATTGCCGGGGCTGGTGCATCTTCGAGGATGACGTGAACGAGTTTGCCTGCCCCGTGTGCCAGAAGGTGAACTGCCTGCTCTGCAAG GCCATTCACGAGAACATGAACTGCAAGGAGTATCAGGACGACCTGAAGATCCGGGCTGAGAACGACCAGGCTGCCAGGCAGACCACCGAGATGCTGACG ACGATGGTCCAGAGCGGGGAGGCCATGTACTGTCCCACCTGTAAGATCGTTGTCCAGAAGAAGGACGGCTGTGACTGGATCCGCTGCACTGTCTGTCACACGGAGATCTGCTGGGTGACCAAGGGGCCGCGCTGGGGGCCGGCG GGCTCGGGCGATACCAGCGGTGGCTGCCGCTGCAGGCTGAACGGCGTTGCTTGCCATCCCCGCTGTCAGAACTGCCACTGA
- the RBCK1 gene encoding ranBP-type and C3HC4-type zinc finger-containing protein 1 isoform X3: MTTVPIYLQVNPHMTVASLKDMVRACALALGAPMAQSGVFLHYGFPPSVQQWVVGKRLPGDQETLHYNGIQRDGDMAYLYLRSAKEAKLTKETFQRERQRRVLAELGFGDISLQPRGSQDPADAGLGGAQDSLCMEELRHELSQVEAALPPEPPKVGWVCPSCTYVNKPTRPGCEICCKERPKDYAVPAAYQPDEEELARMRNEEEAMWQYQQVREQQKIENYQHLLQVDGQSLVPADEVIECPICFVTLQPGEGVTLRECLHSFCRDCLKGTILNSPEPEVPCPYIDEKYSCTGQLLEREIKALLSSAEYQHFLDLGVSIAENRSRSSYHCKTTDCRGWCIFEDDVNEFACPVCQKVNCLLCKAIHENMNCKEYQDDLKIRAENDQAARQTTEMLTTMVQSGEAMYCPTCKIVVQKKDGCDWIRCTVCHTEICWVTKGPRWGPAGSGDTSGGCRCRLNGVACHPRCQNCH; encoded by the exons ATGACCACAGTCCCCATCTACCTGCAAGTCAATCCTCATATGACTGTGGCTTCTCTGAAGGACATGGTACGGGCCTGTGCGCTGGCGCTGGGGGCACCGATGGCACAGAGTGGG GTTTTCCTCCACTACGGCTTCCCACCCAGCGTTCAGCAGTGGGTGGTGGGCAAGAGGCTCCCCGGAGACCAGGAGACCCTGCACTACAACGGCATCCAGCGAGATGGTGACATGGCCTATCTCTACCTCAGGTCTGCCAAAGAGGCCAAGCTCACCAAAGAGACATTCCAGAGGGAGCGGCAGCGCCGAGTCCTGGCAG AACTGGGCTTCGGAGACATTAGCCTGCAGCCTCGTGGGAGCCAGGACCCGGCGGACGCAGGGCTCGGAGGGGCGCAGGACAGCCTGTGCATGGAGGAGCTGAGGCATGAGCTCTCTCAGGTGGAAGCCGCCCTGCCCCCTGAACCCCCGAAG GTCGGCTGGGTCTGTCCGAGCTGCACCTATGTCAACAAGCCCACCCGCCCCGGCTGCGAGATCTGCTGCAAGGAGCGGCCCAAGGACTACGCGGTGCCCGCGGCTTACCAGCCGGACGAGGAGGAGCTGGCGAGGATGAGGAACGAGGAGGAAGCCATGTGGCAGTACCAACAG GTGAGAGAGCAGCAGAAGATCGAGAActaccagcacctcctgcaggtgGACGGGCAGAGCCTGGTGCCTGCCGATGAAGTGATCGAATGTCCCATCTGCTTTGTGACCCTGCAGCCTGGAGAGGGGGTGACCCTCCGGGAGTGCCTGCACTCCTTCTGCAG GGACTGTCTGAAGGGGACGATACTGAACAGCCCGGAGCCCGAGGTGCCCTGCCCGTACATCGACGAGAAGTACTCCTGCACAGGACAGCTGCTGGAGCGGGAGATCAAAGCG CTGCTGAGCTCTGCCGAATACCAGCACTTCCTGGACCTGGGCGTCTCCATCGCCGAGAACCGCAGCCGGTCCAGCTACCACTGCAAGACCACGGATTGCCGGGGCTGGTGCATCTTCGAGGATGACGTGAACGAGTTTGCCTGCCCCGTGTGCCAGAAGGTGAACTGCCTGCTCTGCAAG GCCATTCACGAGAACATGAACTGCAAGGAGTATCAGGACGACCTGAAGATCCGGGCTGAGAACGACCAGGCTGCCAGGCAGACCACCGAGATGCTGACG ACGATGGTCCAGAGCGGGGAGGCCATGTACTGTCCCACCTGTAAGATCGTTGTCCAGAAGAAGGACGGCTGTGACTGGATCCGCTGCACTGTCTGTCACACGGAGATCTGCTGGGTGACCAAGGGGCCGCGCTGGGGGCCGGCG GGCTCGGGCGATACCAGCGGTGGCTGCCGCTGCAGGCTGAACGGCGTTGCTTGCCATCCCCGCTGTCAGAACTGCCACTGA
- the TRIB3 gene encoding tribbles homolog 3 isoform X1, translated as MRCWRHEPESRGRPRFSELGMELCHRCNPAAGLSNPSPGVAQSRSAEGEPPRVVTPGKAGGRRCSRGMLQSGMSLNVQVIPVVSPLKKKRLDFEDTPDSEPSNPKRPRLGPVSGLPPCLQPLAQSPRAVEQDSRDLQIGPYILLEPREGGHSYRAVHRHTEAEYSCKVYPARSYPETMAPYGNLSPHPNVAQVAEVIQGDQNVYVFFQPGRGDMHSHVRRCKHLSEREAAGLFRQMAEAVAHCHDHGVILRDLKLRKFLFVDRERTKLVLENLEDACLLSGPDDSLSDKHGCPAYVSPEILSSKNSYSGKAADVWSLGVVLYTMLVGRYPFQDTEPATLFSKIRRGVFSIPDGLSPKARCLIRCLLRKTPSERLTAREILLHPWLASGGAASEDSCTNPSGEQGMEQVVPDTWSQKDEEEEEEKEDLHS; from the exons ATGCGGTGCTGGAGACACGAACCAGAGAGCCGGGGGCGCCCCCGATTCTCGGAGCTGGGGATGGAGCTGTGTCATCGCTGCAACCCGGCGGCGGGTCTGAGTAATCCGAGCCCGGGAGTGGCGCAATCCCGCTCGGCGGAGGGTGAACCTCCGCGTGTCGTCACGCCAGGGAAAGCGGGGGGGCGGCGCTGCAGCCGCGGCATGTTGCAATCCGGA ATGAGTCTAAACGTACAGGTGATCCCTGTAGTGTCTCCACTGAAGAAGAAACGGCTGGACTTCGAGGATACCCCTGACTCCGAGCCCTCAAACCCCAAGCGCCCACGGTTGGGTCCAGTGTCAGGACTCCCCCCATGCCTGCAGCCCCTTGCGCAGTCCCCTCGTGCCGTGGAACAGGACTCCAGGGACTTGCAGATTGGACCGTACATCCTTCTggagcccagggaagggggcCACTCCTACAGGGCTGTGCACAGGCACACGGAGGCGGAGTACAGCTGCAAG GTTTATCCGGCAAGGAGTTACCCAGAGACAATGGCCCCTTACGGGAACCTCTCGCCCCACCCCAACGTGGCCCAGGTTGCCGAGGTGATCCAAGGGGACCAGAACGTCTACGTCTTCTTCCAGCCCGGCAGAGGTGACATGCACAGCCACGTCCGCCGGTGCAAGCACCTGTCCGAGAGAGAGGCCGCGGGGCTCTTCCGGCAGATGGCCGAGGCGGTCGCCCACTGCCACGACCACGGGGTCATCCTCCGAGACCTCAAACTCCGCAAGTTCCTCTTCGTGGACAGGGAGAG GACGAAGCTGGTGCTGGAGAACCTGGAGGACGCCTGTCTTCTGAGCGGCCCAGATGACTCTCTGTCGGACAAGCACGGCTGCCCGGCGTACGTGAGCCCGGAGATCCTCAGCTCCAAGAACTCGTACTCAGGGAAGGCGGCTGACGTGTGGAGCCTGGGCGTGGTGCTCTACACCATGCTGGTGGGTCGATACCCCTTCCAGGACACTGAGCCTGCCACGCTCTTCAGCAAGATCCGCCGGGGGGTCTTCTCCATCCCGGACGGCCTCTCCCCCAAGGCCAGGTGCCTCATCCGATGCCTCCTGCGCAAGACCCCCTCTGAGAGACTGACGGCCCGGGAGATTCTGCTCCACCCCTGGCTAGCGAGCGGTGGTGCTGCCTCCGAGGACTCCTGCACAAAcccctctggggagcaggggatggagCAAGTTGTGCCAGACACCTGGAGCCAGaaggacgaggaggaggaggaggagaaggaagatctGCACAGTTAA
- the TRIB3 gene encoding tribbles homolog 3 isoform X2 translates to MSLNVQVIPVVSPLKKKRLDFEDTPDSEPSNPKRPRLGPVSGLPPCLQPLAQSPRAVEQDSRDLQIGPYILLEPREGGHSYRAVHRHTEAEYSCKVYPARSYPETMAPYGNLSPHPNVAQVAEVIQGDQNVYVFFQPGRGDMHSHVRRCKHLSEREAAGLFRQMAEAVAHCHDHGVILRDLKLRKFLFVDRERTKLVLENLEDACLLSGPDDSLSDKHGCPAYVSPEILSSKNSYSGKAADVWSLGVVLYTMLVGRYPFQDTEPATLFSKIRRGVFSIPDGLSPKARCLIRCLLRKTPSERLTAREILLHPWLASGGAASEDSCTNPSGEQGMEQVVPDTWSQKDEEEEEEKEDLHS, encoded by the exons ATGAGTCTAAACGTACAGGTGATCCCTGTAGTGTCTCCACTGAAGAAGAAACGGCTGGACTTCGAGGATACCCCTGACTCCGAGCCCTCAAACCCCAAGCGCCCACGGTTGGGTCCAGTGTCAGGACTCCCCCCATGCCTGCAGCCCCTTGCGCAGTCCCCTCGTGCCGTGGAACAGGACTCCAGGGACTTGCAGATTGGACCGTACATCCTTCTggagcccagggaagggggcCACTCCTACAGGGCTGTGCACAGGCACACGGAGGCGGAGTACAGCTGCAAG GTTTATCCGGCAAGGAGTTACCCAGAGACAATGGCCCCTTACGGGAACCTCTCGCCCCACCCCAACGTGGCCCAGGTTGCCGAGGTGATCCAAGGGGACCAGAACGTCTACGTCTTCTTCCAGCCCGGCAGAGGTGACATGCACAGCCACGTCCGCCGGTGCAAGCACCTGTCCGAGAGAGAGGCCGCGGGGCTCTTCCGGCAGATGGCCGAGGCGGTCGCCCACTGCCACGACCACGGGGTCATCCTCCGAGACCTCAAACTCCGCAAGTTCCTCTTCGTGGACAGGGAGAG GACGAAGCTGGTGCTGGAGAACCTGGAGGACGCCTGTCTTCTGAGCGGCCCAGATGACTCTCTGTCGGACAAGCACGGCTGCCCGGCGTACGTGAGCCCGGAGATCCTCAGCTCCAAGAACTCGTACTCAGGGAAGGCGGCTGACGTGTGGAGCCTGGGCGTGGTGCTCTACACCATGCTGGTGGGTCGATACCCCTTCCAGGACACTGAGCCTGCCACGCTCTTCAGCAAGATCCGCCGGGGGGTCTTCTCCATCCCGGACGGCCTCTCCCCCAAGGCCAGGTGCCTCATCCGATGCCTCCTGCGCAAGACCCCCTCTGAGAGACTGACGGCCCGGGAGATTCTGCTCCACCCCTGGCTAGCGAGCGGTGGTGCTGCCTCCGAGGACTCCTGCACAAAcccctctggggagcaggggatggagCAAGTTGTGCCAGACACCTGGAGCCAGaaggacgaggaggaggaggaggagaaggaagatctGCACAGTTAA